The following are from one region of the Salmo salar chromosome ssa27, Ssal_v3.1, whole genome shotgun sequence genome:
- the LOC106588154 gene encoding transmembrane protein 74: MENVQIADLEPLCFDQEYSRSDPTKSLPWASNYQHINKKSLSNEHRCQSGNWKTACTDSGPWPTASGDGQPGAISQWGAEAERTVCCLEELETSFTRKYEDVNLQQEETSPQQLARINNGSPSHSSFSELHDRVPELSMLSDNEFTSEDLGKSTDYGFISAVTCLVTGISLVAISYTVPREVKVNPDSVSAREMERLERENALVGVHLDRWVIAGLCLLTLGGVVLSTLLMVSMWKGEMLRRRAFTYSMQSAQLYGSINLRGGSNPPNVPSQLSVEDLEEVLN; encoded by the coding sequence ATGGAAAATGTTCAAATAGCTGATCTAGAACCCCTCTGCTTTGATCAAGAGTACAGTCGGTCAGATCCCACAAAAAGCCTCCCATGGGCTTCAAACTACCAACACATCAATAAAAAGTCACTTTCCAACGAGCATCGTTGCCAGTCGGGGAATTGGAAGACTGCCTGCACGGATTCAGGGCCATGGCCAACTGCCTCGGGAGACGGGCAGCCCGGCGCAATCAGCCAGTGGGGAGCAGAAGCTGAGAGAACCGTATGTTGCCTCGAGGAATTGGAGACATCTTTCACACGCAAATACGAGGATGTCAATTTACAACAGGAGGAGACCAGTCCGCAGCAGTTAGCGAGGatcaacaacggaagcccgagtcACAGCTCCTTCAGCGAACTCCACGACCGTGTCCCGGAACTGTCCATGTTGTCAGACAATGAGTTTACATCCGAAGACTTGGGGAAATCAACGGATTACGGATTCATAAGTGCTGTCACTTGCCTGGTGACTGGCATCTCGTTAGTAGCCATCTCATACACTGTTCCCCGGGAAGTTAAAGTGAACCCGGACAGTGTGTCGGCCCGGgagatggagagactggagagggaGAACGCCCTGGTAGGGGTTCACCTGGACCGGTGGGTTATAGCAGGGCTGTGCCTGCTCACCCTCGGGGGTGTGGTCCTCTCCACCCTGCTCATGGTGTCTATGTGGAAAGGGGAGATGTTGAGGAGAAGGGCCTTCACCTACTCCATGCAGTCTGCACAATTATATGGCTCTATCAATTTAAGAGGGGGCTCAAACCCACCTAATGTCCCCTCCCAATTGTCTGTGGAAGATTTGGAAGAGGTCCTAAATTGA